The following are encoded together in the Kwoniella europaea PYCC6329 chromosome 1, complete sequence genome:
- a CDS encoding NAD(P)H-hydrate epimerase, with translation MSIRYISQKLAQQIDEELMSASGAFSLDQLMELAGLSCAQALSKSYSVESHKRVMVACGPGNQGGDGLVAARHLHHFKYKPTIYLPKPGSKDIYKRLLKQCENLNIPVLKDVEEFKNELKESDVILDAIFGFSFSPPLREPFDQVLNAITSTTIPIVSVDIPSGWSVTEGPQPLYTEKDNTQTIKTFEPDVLVSLTAPKEGVRNFKGRHWLGGRFVPDDLAKKFELNIPEYTGVDQVVELPSAKQSSEQ, from the exons ATGTCAATCAGATATATCAGCCAAAAGCTCGCTCAGCAG ATCGACGAAGAGCTGATGTCTGCATCAGGAGCATTCTCactggatcag TTAATGGAGTTAGCCGGTCTATCATGCGCTCAAGCGTTATCCAAAAGTTATTCCGTGGAATCACATAAGAGGGTGATGGTAGCTTGTGGACCAGGTAACCAG GGAGGAGACGGTCTAGTAGCTGCTCGTCATTTACATCATTTCAAATACAAACCTACCATCTACCTTCCCAAACCCGGCTCGAAAGATATATACAAGAGGTTATTGAAGCAATGTGAGAATCTGAATATACCCGTATTGAAGGATGTAGAGGAATTTAAGAATGAGTTGAAGGAAAGTGATGTAATATTGGATGCTATCTTTG gcttctcattctcacctCCATTGAGAGAACCATTCGACCAAGTTCTCAACGCCATCACATCCACCACTATCCCCATCGTCTCAGTGGACATACCATCCGGATGGTCAGTGACAGAAGGTCCCCAACCGCTGTATACCGAGAAAGACAATACTCAGACGATCAAAACTTTCGAGCCGGACGTATTGGTCAGTCTGACTGCGCCTAAAGAGGGTGTGAGGAATTTCAAGGGGAGACATTGGCTAGGTGGTAGATTTGTTCCTGA TGACCTAGCAAAGAAATTCGAATTGAATATCCCTGAATATACCGGTGTGGATCAGGTTGTAGAGCTTCCCAGTGCTAAACAATCTTCAGAACAGTAG